The sequence below is a genomic window from Cohaesibacter gelatinilyticus.
GATTGTCCGAGCTGAAAATGTCATGAAGTTGGGCCACCATGTCGCTCTGGATCGAGCAGCAAACGCAGCCATTGGAAAGCTCCATCACTTCGCGCTCACGCTTGATGATCAGATCGGTGTCGATATTCACCGCACCAAAATCATTGACCAGAATGGTCAGATTGCGCGCCTGATCGGTGCGCAGCAGCTGATTGATGAGCGTGGTCTTGCCCGCCCCCAAAAAGCCCGAAATGATCGTCACTGGAATGCGCTGATCCATCATATCACCTTCGGGTAAAAGTCAGGAACATCAGAGGTGATCTGACAGGCATGGATACTGTCCTTGGTCCAACCGTTGGGATCATGCACCACAGCGCCGTCCAGCATGGTCAACTGCACTTCGGTCTTGTGCAGCCTGCCTTTGGGGTCAATCTCCAGAAGGTTCTGATCCAGCACGATCATGTCAGCGGCTTTACCAGTGCTGACGGAACCCGCGGTCTCTTCCATGCCCATGGAATAGGCACCATTGATGGTGAGCATGCGGATGGCTTCTTCAATCGTGACGGGCTCGCCCAATTGGCCTTCCATCTCACCCCATGGATTTTGACGGGTGACCAGTGCTTCAAAACCGATCCATGGATCGATGGAGCTGACCGGCCAATCGGTTCCCATGACGGCGACAGCCCCATGGTCCAACGCGCCGCGTACATTGTAAGCCTTGTAAAGCTTCTCGCCATAAGCCGAGCGCGCACCAATGGTAAAGTCAGACGGATACCAGCCAACGGGAGAGAATTCCGCAATCACATCCAGCTCCTTGAAGCGGGCCAGATTGTCCTCATGCAAGATGGTGCTATGGGCACATTGATGGCGCATGCCACCCGGACCGTTGCGGCGGCGGCATTCTTCCACGGCATCCAGAAAGATGTCCGACGCTCCATCACCGGTACAATGGGCCACAACGCGAATGCGCTTGCGGTCCATCTCGGCGACCATGTCATAGATGTGTTCCGGTGTGAGATTGAGCGATCCGCGCCAATCCTCATTACCTGACCAAGATGAGAGGAAATAAGACGTCCGCGCCTCGGCCGTTCCATCAAAATGGAACTTCACCGCATTGGCATTCAAACGCTTGGAGCGATAGAAATGCCGCTCACCTGAGAGCAATTCCCAACGGCGGCGCACGGGGAAGATATCATCCTGCCAGGAGATCGCCGCTTCCACCCGCAACGGCAGCTGGCCGCTGACATCAATGGTGCGAAGAGCGTTGAGACGGTTTTCGCAAACATGCAGATATTTGGTGGCGACCACACCACGGCTGGACTGGAACCGAGCACCCTCGCCATAGGCCCGGATAAGCGCAGATTGCGGTGGCGGTGGCATCGCTGCCATGATCAGAGCATAAGCCCCATCCACCAAAATGCCGGTTGGCTCGCCAGTCAAACCTTCGCGAACGATATAGCCATTATTGGGATCTGGCGTCTCTGCATTGACACCGGCCAGCTCCAGAGCCTTGGAATTGGCCATGCAGCTACCCCACATGCGATCCATGATCGCAACGGGGCGATCCGGGATGAAGTTGTCCAGCCAATCCTTGCTGGTCTCAACACCTTCCTTGCGGAAATTGTAATGTACGAAATGCTTGCCAAAGATCCAGCCATCACCCGGATGCTCTTCCGCATAACGCAGGATTGCATCCTTGACCTGATCCGGATCCGGTGTCTCCAAGCCAACATCCAGATAGTCGGAATATTTCGGGCCAAGCGCCAGATCGGGATGGGTGTGCATGTCATAGAGGCCAGGCATCACAAAGGCACCATCCAGATCTTTGACATAGGTATTGTGGCCAATCAGCGCCTCAATCTCATCATTGGAGCCAACCGCCAGAAATGTCCCATGCTTGATCGCAACAGCCTCAGCCCAGGGCTGGTCCTCATCGACGGTATAGATCCGACCATTGAGGAAGACCATCTCAGCCGTCTCCATCTCTGCGGGAGAATTGGTGGACCGATAATTGGCAGACTTCTGCATTGTCTCTTCTTCTCTTATCTCAATACCAATGAGGGATCAGGACCAATGGGTCGGGCGCTTTTCGCCCTGTCGGCGCGCGCGCGCTTCTGCCAGCAAGCAAAGCATCTCAAATGCGGTACCAGCCGCGAGACAGGCGGACATGCCGGTCGGATCGTAAGGCGGGCTCAGTTCCACCAGATCAGCACCAACCACATCCACATCATAGAGGCCACGAATGATGTCGCGCATCTGCTCACCGGTCAGGCCGAAGGGCTCCGGCAAAGTGGTGCCAGGCATGATGGAGCAATCAAAGGCATCGGTATCAATGGACAGATAAACCCGGTCAGATCCCACCACGCGGCGCGCCTCTTCCAGTGCGTATTCTACGCCCTTGGACTGCAGCTCTTCAGCCAGCATCACCCGCATGCCTGCTTGTTCGCCAAATTCAGCACGGGGAATGCCGCGGCCACGCAGACCAATCTGGATGGTTTTCTCCGGATCAATGAAGCCTTCAACGGTTGCAACTTGAAACAGGGTAGCGTCGGACACCCGAACACCCTGGAAATTGGTGGCGGTGTCGGCATGGGCATCGATATGGATCAGCGCCAAAGGCTCTTCGCCATTTTTACTGAGGGCCCGCAGCACGCCATAGGTGCAGGTATGCTCCCCGCCAATGGATAGCGGGGAGACATTTGCGCTCACCAGCTGCGTATAAAGCTCGGTAATATCATCCAGACAGGCATCAAGGCTGTATGGATTTGTATGAAATTCCAGATCACCCCAATCGGCAATGCGACACAGATCAAACGGGCATGTACGGGTGAAGTGATTGGCCATGTTGCGATCCAGCGACCAGTAACGCACGGCTTCCGGCCCTTTGCGAGTGCCGGGGCGAGGATTGGGAACACCCAGATCCAGCGGCAAGCCGATCATGGCAACATCCAATGCGCTCAGATCCTTGCTATGAGGCGCGCGGAACATGCCAAGCGTATTGAAGTTATTGGAAACCATCTCAACGCCTTCTTCATTCGCACGACGAAGAAAGGGTCCGAAGTCCGGATCCTTGAGATCAAACAGATCTCGATCGGCCAGGGCTTTGTATTTTTCCAATCGATCTTGCGGCATAGGAGGCATCGGATTTCCCATTCTTGTTAGGAGGTCTTCACGTTGCCTTTTATAAAGATGAAGAATATAACTTCAGTCAAATGAAAGAAATTACGTTTATTTGACAAAAAAAATTCAAGTTATATAAAATTGACGGTGACAGGAGGTTTAGAATGGGACGCAATGCATCGGACACGACATGGAACCGCTATCCTTCCATCACCGCTCTGCGCACGCTCGACGCGATCTCGAAACTGGGCAACATGCAGGCGGCATCGGACGCGATGAATGTCACCCCTAGTGCGGTGTCCCATCAGCTGCGAAATCTGGAAGAGATGCTCAATATCAAGCTGGTCCGCCGGGCCGGACGTCGCACGGAACTAACCTCGGCTGGCAACCGCTATCTGAATCAGGTCCGCAAAGCTTTGGAGCTGATCGAAGCGGCCTCCCACCCCATGGATGAGGAACCCAACGGCAAGCTACGCATCAATTGCCCCTCAGGCTTTGGTAATTATTGGCTGGTGCCGGAATTGCGCGAGTTCACCGAGCTCTATCCCAATGTCACTGTGGATGTCACGAGCAATCTGGCACAGCTGGAAACGGTGGTAAAACATGCCGATATTTCAATTCTTTACGGCGATGGCTCCTGGCCCAGCCTGACGGTGCGCCATCTCTCCACCCCACGCACCTTCCCTGTTTGCAGCCCCAAACTGATCGAGCGGCTGGGCAATGTGCAAAAGCCGGAAGATCTGGAAAAATTCCCGCTTCTGCATCACGTCAATTCAAGTGATTGGGTGGTCTGGATGGCCTCTCGCACAAGAGAAATCATTGAGGTGGAGCGCGGCACAACATTCTCGGATATGACCCATGTGGTCTCTGCCGCTATTGCCGGCAACGGCGTCGCCATCAGCGACTCGCTCCTTGCCAAACAGGCACTGGAGGAAGGCAAACTGGTGCGCCTGTTCGACACCGAAGTCCAGGCTCAGAATTCCTATTATCTCGTCGTCGAAAAAGAGCGCATGGAGCGCAAGATCACCCGCATTGCCATGGACTGGCTGATCCATCATTTTGATGAATACGGCACGAGCTAGCCCTCCGCCCCAGGAAGCGGAGAGCACACATGTCGGGACGGAAACAACTAAGAGGACACTGACTTTGATCGGAACCAATCCACTGTATCTGTCAGTGTCTCCTGAATGGGCCGTGGTGTGACGTCCAACTTCATGATCATCTTGGTATTGTCCGGGGCGATCAGCCTTTGCATATAGCGGATTTCTGTATGCCGGAGCGGTACTTCCATTCCAAGCAAACCGCGTATCGCCATGACAAGCCAGGCAATCAAATAGGGTGGGCGCGGAGATGGCATTGAAACTCCGCAGATTTTCTCAAGCCTCTCATTCAATTCCAAAAAGGAATAACGCGGCCCACCCAATATGAAGCGCTCGCCCGTGCTTCCTCTCTCAATCATCGCCACCAGAGCCTTAGCAACATCGCGTGAATCGATGATGACGGCATAACCCGGCAGAACGACAGCATTTTTCTCATACATGAAGTTGCGGATGAATTGCCCGGCAACTGTCGGACCGGGATCTTGCGGCCCCAGCATCATGGTCGGCCGTGCGATAAGGATTGGCATGCTTTTATGGCTTGCAAGATAGGCGTCAATCGCCTTCTCAGCCTTCACCTTGCTGGCAAAATAGGCATTTTGCGTATCAAGATCGAATGCCGCATTCTCATTCACCGGTTTGCCCATTCGCCGCATCACACCGGCAGAGCTCACAAAGACAAAACGTTCAATCCCTGCAGCATCCGCCGCCTTTATCAGCTCCATGGTTCCGGAAACATTCACGCTCTCAAGCTTGGAGGCATCGCCCTGTCCTTCCAGATATTCGCGATGAAAAGCCGCCAGATGCATGACGACATCACAGGACTTGAGACGATCCGCAAAGCTGGAAACAGTCTCCATATCGCCAATCACACAATCCACCCATTCCCGATTGGGATAACAATCAAGACTGTCTGGCCGCCGCACCATGGCTACAACCTCATGCCCATTTTCCAAGAGGCAATCCATCAGGGCACGGCCAAGCAACCCGCTCGCACCGGTGACAAAAACACGCTTGCTCATATCGCTCTATCCCAGTGCTGTTTTGCCATCTGCCCAAAAGGCATGGCTCTCTATCCGGCTCTTATCGATCCCCGACGCAATGAGCGCCTTTCGCAAAAACTGGATGGAATGCGCCCGCCCTGTCAGCAAAATTTGTCTCTCAGTCTTCTCTGACAGCCAGCGATGCGCTTGAAGGGCCATCTCCTTCAAATGCTCGCTATCTTTGCTGCGTTGGAACAGCTTGGCATCCTTCAGCCCCAGCATGTCGAGCATCTGAGTGCTCGATGGCACATCGTCCGTCTCAACCAGACATTCAGCACCGCAAAAATCAAGGTTCTGCGCCTTTCTTGCAGCCATCAAGGCAAGCGATGTTTCATCTCCAAAAATGCTCAAGCAGGACGGGAGTGCGCCTAACCGGGTAGACCGCCGAGGTCCATAGATCCGAACCATCTCGCCCCTTTTCAGTCTTGAAACGCATCTGGTTGCGGGACTGTCCCCATGCAAATAGATCAGCAAATCCATTTGCCCCTTTTGAACATCCATGCGAACCGGCGTGTAGGAGCGGTATGAAAGCGCATCGATCTGAAAATCCACCTTATCACCAGGCTCCCAGCTGGGAGCGGTGAAGGCATCAGATACCAAAGAAAGTGAGACAAATTTCTCTGCTTTGATGCTGGCATTCAAAATCCGAGCTTCCTCGGTAATCACACGCTCCAGCATATTCACGACCGGGCGAAGAGACACCAGTCGGGATTTCGAGCGCGCCGAACTCTGCATAGATTGTTGCATTTTATATTTCCTAACAATATGTTAGGTAAGTTATACGAGTAAAAGCTTGCATATCATACTCGCATTCATTCGCACTTTCTCATTCCGAGAAAGTTCGTGATTTCAATGCCTTGAAGATGGCTAGCCGAAGCCCCTGATCAGATACTCATATTTTGACCTTGGAGAGCGACATGACAAAGGTCCGGACCAGAAAGCGCGTTACCAAGCCTCGCAAAATTCCAAGACAGCCGCGCAGCAATCTGATGGTTGCTACCATTCTCGAAGCAGCCATGATCATCTTGAAAAAGCATGGCATGGGCAACTTCAACACCAATGCCATTGCGGAAAAAGCAGGCGTATCCGTTGGATCGCTCTATCAATATTTCCCGTCAAAGGATGCGATCCTTGCAACTCTGATCCGACAGATCCGTGAAGAAATGCTCGCAGACATGATTGCTTCCACGGAACGGAAGGATCTGGGGGATTTTCGCAGCGAAACCCGTGCCTTGATTGAGGCCACCCTGCAGCATCACGTCAAATATGCTGACGTGATCACACTTCTGGAACGGGCGGAAGATGATTTGCCAATGGATGACGACATTCAAGAGATGAAGCAAAAGATGCTGGAGATCGTCATCGCCCTTTTGCAAAGGCACGGCATTGAAAATGCCAATATAGTCGCCAACGACATCATCGCAATCTGTCATGCGCTTTCGCTCAGCATCCCTCAATCTGGTGAGAGCAATTTCGAAGAACTATCACGGCGCATGCAACGTGCTGTCTTCGGATATATCGAAAACAGCACGCCTTGAACGGATATCAAAATCAGGTGCTTGAAGACCCGCGTGGCCGGAAAAGCCGTCCCACACGATCACTGAAGGCAACGATGAGAGTGGCCATGATAATGAGAGCACTGGAGAGATAGAAATTGGCATCCGGGATGATGGCAAAGAAGATCAGATCGGACAGAACCGCAAAGACTAGCGAGAGATATTCAAACGTCGCCAGTTTGGAGACTTCGCTATACTGATAGCTGAGCGTCATCATGATATGGGCGAAGCCACCGGCAAAGCCACAGCCAATCAGCCAGAATAATTGCTCGGCATTGGGCGTCACCCAGCCAAAGGGCAAGGTCGCCAAACCGGCAACGGCACAAGTCAGCGCAAAGTAAAATGCAATGGCCCCGGCATTCTCGGTTTTTGCAAGGCTGCGGATCTGGATCTTGGCGCCCGACGTCAGAACCGCCATCAAAACACCCAAGGATGCCCCAATGAAATAGTCCCGATCAGCAGCAACGCCAGATATCTTTGGCAAGATCAGCACCAGCATACCAGCAAAACCAAAGAAGATGCCCAGCCAACGCGCGCCGGTTACTTCTTCCTTCAGGATCAACCGAGCCAGGATCACCGCCAAAATGGGCGCGATATAGCCGATTACCGTGGCATGAGCTATAGGCAGATATTTAAGCGAAGCAAATGAGGCGAACATCGCCATGCAACCCATCAGACAGCGCGCAACATGACCCAAAGGCCGTTTGGTTTTCAGCCCCGAGGGGAAATCCTTGGTCCAATAGAGAAACAGAACCAGCGGGATCAGCGCAAAAGCACTGCGATAGAAAACAATCTGGCCGGTGGGAATATCATCAGTAACAAATTTGATGAACAGCACCATGATGGTGAAGAAGAGCGTGGCACCAATTCGAAGAGCAATGCCGGTAAAATCAGAAGACATAGGAACAGGTTTCAGTTTGAGAAAGGTTATTGCCTGATTAGAAGTCCAGAGCCGGCCCTCTCCTCCTCCCAAACCACCCGTCATGGTACCCTCGTGGGCGGTTTGGGAGGGGGAGAGGGCTGGTGATGCAGCCTAAAAGGCTAGGTTAGAGACTTTTAAATCGGGCATGAAGACACCTAGGATGTTTTTTCGACATGATCACGCAACTGATCACCAATGAGATTAAGAGACAGAACGGCAATGAGCACGGCAAGCCCCGGAAAGATCATCAAATGCGGAGCAGTTTGCATATAAGCTTTGCCGTCCAGCAGCATAGCACCCCATTCGGCTTCCGGCGGCTGAACGCCAAAGCCAAGGAAACTCAGACCGGATATGGACAAGATTGTGCGTGCCCACATGTTCGTCCAGAGAACCAAAAGTCCGAGCTTAAGATTGGGCAGATAATGCCGCCACAAGATCAGACGGAAGGGCAGATGATTGAGATGCGCCTGGGTGATGAAATCCTTCTTGCTCAACTCCAGTGTCAGAGACCGGGTCAAACGCGCATAACGCATCCAACTGACCATGACCAGGGCAATCACCATATTGCTGGTGCTTGGACCAAGGATCCCGGCAATGGCAATAGCGGCAATCAGCTCCGGGAAAGCAAAGAACGAATCCGTGATACGCATCAAGAACTGGTCGAACCATCGCGGTGCGGAACCCGCTGACAGTCCGACCAGTACCCCCACCACAGCGCCAAGGCCGGAAATGAGAAAAGCAAGGCCAAGTGACCAACCAGCCCCATAAAGAATACGCGTCGCAACATCCCGCCCGAGGTTATCCGTGCCAAACCAATGCGTTGCAGAAGGCGGCTTCAAGCGCATCAGAAAGTTGGCTTCATTCGGCTGATAAGGCGTGAGCAAGAAGGCTGCAGCAAAAGCCAGCCCCACGACAACAATCGCAATACCAAGACGCTTCAAGAAACGAGACAGATCACTCTGCGGAACAGAGACATCAGCACCAGTGGTCAGAGCATCAGAATTACTGGATATCATGACTCAGCTCCCCTGTTCACGCGTTTGATGGGCACGAGCCAGTCCTGAACAATTTCAACCAGAGTGTTGATGAGGACATAGCTGAAGGCAGAAAACAGCACGAGGAACATGATCAACGGATAATCACGGCTCAGCACGGAATGCACGAAGAGCGCACCGATGCCATTGCGCGAGAAGATCACCTCCACAATAACAGCCCCTTCCAAAAGACCCGCCAGATCCACCCCGATCATTGTGACAGCCGGGATCATGGCGTGGCGCAAGATATGCTTCCAAAATAACTCGGACTCGGACACGCCCCGTAGGCGCAAGGCTTCCAAATGTGGCGCAGCTTTAGCCTCCAAAAGGAAAGAGCGAAACAATCGGGTTTGCGATGTGGTCACCCAAAGCCCAAGCGTTGTCGCAGGCAAGATCAGATGCTCCAGCCCTTCGCTGCCATAAGCGGGCAGCCATTGCAGAGTGGCGGAGAAGAATAAAATGAGCAAAAGCCCTAGCCAGAAAGACGGCATGGCAGCGCCAATAGAGGCAAAGGCAACAGCAAAGCGATCAATCAGGCTGCCCGGCTTCCAGACACTGAGCGTCGCCAACACAAAAGCAAGGCAAAGCCCGATGATCAGGGCCGTCAATGCCAAAGACAAAGTCTCGAGAACATTGGGAACAAAGATCACCCAAACCTCTTCCTGCGAGACAAAAGATTTGCCAAAATCCCCTTGCAGCAAGGGCCCAAGCCAATGCAGGAACTGGCTGAGGAGCGGTTTGTCGAGGCCAAATTCCTCGCGGATCATGGCCGCAATTTCAGGCTGGATATCCCCCTCTCCACCATAGCGCGCTTGCCCGATGGCAAGGGCCTTATCACCCGGTGAGAAATAATAGAGCAGAAAGGTCAGGAAGCTGACACCAAACATCACCGCCAGCAAGCTTGCCAAGCGGTTGAGCAGGATCAGCGAAATATGTTTGAAACTCTGTGTCATTGGCCTGCCTCTAATCTTGGTATTTCTTCGGACAACTCAGCAGGCTGCTCTAACGCACCAAGAATGGCAGCTGCATCGATCAACTCTGCGCCATAAGCCGACGCGGGATTGGCGAAGAAGTCATCGGCTCTTTGACAGGCTTCCATCTTGCCGTTACGCAAGAGAAGAATTTGATCGGCATAAGCACGGGCAAAACCCAGATCATGGGTCACGAACAAATAGCTGAGGCCATGGGCCTGACGGATATCGTCAATCACCCGGGCGATCTGCTTTTGCACTACTGCATCAAGAGCGCTTAATGGCTCATCGAAAATGATCATGTTGGGACGGGAA
It includes:
- a CDS encoding LysR substrate-binding domain-containing protein encodes the protein MGRNASDTTWNRYPSITALRTLDAISKLGNMQAASDAMNVTPSAVSHQLRNLEEMLNIKLVRRAGRRTELTSAGNRYLNQVRKALELIEAASHPMDEEPNGKLRINCPSGFGNYWLVPELREFTELYPNVTVDVTSNLAQLETVVKHADISILYGDGSWPSLTVRHLSTPRTFPVCSPKLIERLGNVQKPEDLEKFPLLHHVNSSDWVVWMASRTREIIEVERGTTFSDMTHVVSAAIAGNGVAISDSLLAKQALEEGKLVRLFDTEVQAQNSYYLVVEKERMERKITRIAMDWLIHHFDEYGTS
- a CDS encoding TetR/AcrR family transcriptional regulator codes for the protein MTKVRTRKRVTKPRKIPRQPRSNLMVATILEAAMIILKKHGMGNFNTNAIAEKAGVSVGSLYQYFPSKDAILATLIRQIREEMLADMIASTERKDLGDFRSETRALIEATLQHHVKYADVITLLERAEDDLPMDDDIQEMKQKMLEIVIALLQRHGIENANIVANDIIAICHALSLSIPQSGESNFEELSRRMQRAVFGYIENSTP
- a CDS encoding ABC transporter permease, which gives rise to MISSNSDALTTGADVSVPQSDLSRFLKRLGIAIVVVGLAFAAAFLLTPYQPNEANFLMRLKPPSATHWFGTDNLGRDVATRILYGAGWSLGLAFLISGLGAVVGVLVGLSAGSAPRWFDQFLMRITDSFFAFPELIAAIAIAGILGPSTSNMVIALVMVSWMRYARLTRSLTLELSKKDFITQAHLNHLPFRLILWRHYLPNLKLGLLVLWTNMWARTILSISGLSFLGFGVQPPEAEWGAMLLDGKAYMQTAPHLMIFPGLAVLIAVLSLNLIGDQLRDHVEKTS
- a CDS encoding DMT family transporter, coding for MTGGLGGGEGRLWTSNQAITFLKLKPVPMSSDFTGIALRIGATLFFTIMVLFIKFVTDDIPTGQIVFYRSAFALIPLVLFLYWTKDFPSGLKTKRPLGHVARCLMGCMAMFASFASLKYLPIAHATVIGYIAPILAVILARLILKEEVTGARWLGIFFGFAGMLVLILPKISGVAADRDYFIGASLGVLMAVLTSGAKIQIRSLAKTENAGAIAFYFALTCAVAGLATLPFGWVTPNAEQLFWLIGCGFAGGFAHIMMTLSYQYSEVSKLATFEYLSLVFAVLSDLIFFAIIPDANFYLSSALIIMATLIVAFSDRVGRLFRPRGSSST
- a CDS encoding NAD-dependent epimerase/dehydratase family protein, translated to MSKRVFVTGASGLLGRALMDCLLENGHEVVAMVRRPDSLDCYPNREWVDCVIGDMETVSSFADRLKSCDVVMHLAAFHREYLEGQGDASKLESVNVSGTMELIKAADAAGIERFVFVSSAGVMRRMGKPVNENAAFDLDTQNAYFASKVKAEKAIDAYLASHKSMPILIARPTMMLGPQDPGPTVAGQFIRNFMYEKNAVVLPGYAVIIDSRDVAKALVAMIERGSTGERFILGGPRYSFLELNERLEKICGVSMPSPRPPYLIAWLVMAIRGLLGMEVPLRHTEIRYMQRLIAPDNTKMIMKLDVTPRPIQETLTDTVDWFRSKSVSS
- a CDS encoding siderophore-interacting protein, coding for MQQSMQSSARSKSRLVSLRPVVNMLERVITEEARILNASIKAEKFVSLSLVSDAFTAPSWEPGDKVDFQIDALSYRSYTPVRMDVQKGQMDLLIYLHGDSPATRCVSRLKRGEMVRIYGPRRSTRLGALPSCLSIFGDETSLALMAARKAQNLDFCGAECLVETDDVPSSTQMLDMLGLKDAKLFQRSKDSEHLKEMALQAHRWLSEKTERQILLTGRAHSIQFLRKALIASGIDKSRIESHAFWADGKTALG
- a CDS encoding ABC transporter permease gives rise to the protein MTQSFKHISLILLNRLASLLAVMFGVSFLTFLLYYFSPGDKALAIGQARYGGEGDIQPEIAAMIREEFGLDKPLLSQFLHWLGPLLQGDFGKSFVSQEEVWVIFVPNVLETLSLALTALIIGLCLAFVLATLSVWKPGSLIDRFAVAFASIGAAMPSFWLGLLLILFFSATLQWLPAYGSEGLEHLILPATTLGLWVTTSQTRLFRSFLLEAKAAPHLEALRLRGVSESELFWKHILRHAMIPAVTMIGVDLAGLLEGAVIVEVIFSRNGIGALFVHSVLSRDYPLIMFLVLFSAFSYVLINTLVEIVQDWLVPIKRVNRGAES
- a CDS encoding arginase family protein: MPPMPQDRLEKYKALADRDLFDLKDPDFGPFLRRANEEGVEMVSNNFNTLGMFRAPHSKDLSALDVAMIGLPLDLGVPNPRPGTRKGPEAVRYWSLDRNMANHFTRTCPFDLCRIADWGDLEFHTNPYSLDACLDDITELYTQLVSANVSPLSIGGEHTCTYGVLRALSKNGEEPLALIHIDAHADTATNFQGVRVSDATLFQVATVEGFIDPEKTIQIGLRGRGIPRAEFGEQAGMRVMLAEELQSKGVEYALEEARRVVGSDRVYLSIDTDAFDCSIMPGTTLPEPFGLTGEQMRDIIRGLYDVDVVGADLVELSPPYDPTGMSACLAAGTAFEMLCLLAEARARRQGEKRPTHWS
- a CDS encoding amidohydrolase → MQKSANYRSTNSPAEMETAEMVFLNGRIYTVDEDQPWAEAVAIKHGTFLAVGSNDEIEALIGHNTYVKDLDGAFVMPGLYDMHTHPDLALGPKYSDYLDVGLETPDPDQVKDAILRYAEEHPGDGWIFGKHFVHYNFRKEGVETSKDWLDNFIPDRPVAIMDRMWGSCMANSKALELAGVNAETPDPNNGYIVREGLTGEPTGILVDGAYALIMAAMPPPPQSALIRAYGEGARFQSSRGVVATKYLHVCENRLNALRTIDVSGQLPLRVEAAISWQDDIFPVRRRWELLSGERHFYRSKRLNANAVKFHFDGTAEARTSYFLSSWSGNEDWRGSLNLTPEHIYDMVAEMDRKRIRVVAHCTGDGASDIFLDAVEECRRRNGPGGMRHQCAHSTILHEDNLARFKELDVIAEFSPVGWYPSDFTIGARSAYGEKLYKAYNVRGALDHGAVAVMGTDWPVSSIDPWIGFEALVTRQNPWGEMEGQLGEPVTIEEAIRMLTINGAYSMGMEETAGSVSTGKAADMIVLDQNLLEIDPKGRLHKTEVQLTMLDGAVVHDPNGWTKDSIHACQITSDVPDFYPKVI